The window AAACAGTTGCTCCCTGATATTGGGGTCTTCTGTCTGCTCCATTGCTGCCAGCTTCATTGCAGCGTTTTTTTGCCCTGCAATAGCTGCTTCCTTTTCTTGTTGCGCCGCTTGTTCGGCCTCTTGCGCCTTTTTAGCTTTTGCCACGGAGGCGATACCCTGACCAAGCGCTGCAAAACCTTGGTTAAATTGGCTTGGCTGGTTTAAATATCCTAGAACGTCAGGTGCTTGTGCCATTAAATAGTCGCTCCGTAAATTTGTGCGCCAGTGCCCGCTAATTGCAGCCAAGGGCTTATGCCCGCTGGTGCTGATGCAATGGCTTGCTGCGCTGCGATGTTGCCCTGATTAATCATGCCCTGCTGGACGCTTTGGCCAGCCTGACCAAGTGCATTCATTGTAGTGCCTAGTGTCCCAAGTCCTAAATTGACGCCTTGCGTTAGTTGGTTTAGCCTGTTCTGCACTGCGGTGTCACCATAGGATTGCGCCTGCTGGAATGTAGACTTGGCAATTGCGTCCTGCATATTCCCAGATCGAAGACCGCCAGTAGCAGACCCAGCCGCGGCTAATTGCTGTGTTGTTTGATCGATAATGCTTTTAAATGCGTCTGTATTTAATGACTCTTTCCGGAAAGCATCTTGCGCAGCTGGGTCTAAAAACGCTGTAAGTTGCGGTAAAAATGATTCTCCAGCCTGTCGATATGGGGCTGTCATCGCCTGGAAGTCTTCATATTGTTGACGCGCAAGTGCAATGGCTTGTTTGTTTGCGTCTTCTTGAGCGGCAAGAGCGTCCCTTGCTGCCTCTTTTTGATCTTGGCCACTTATGGTGTCATCAATCTTTTGAAGCGCCTCGTCTGGGCCAAGCATTCCGCCGACAACGCCGCCAAGGCCGATGTTAGTTAGGCCACCACTGGTTGTAGGGTCTATTTTAGCTACAGCTCCACCCATTTTTTAATCTCCTCTCTTGTGATGCCAAGGGCGTAGCGGTCTATCAATACGCCATCCCTTAAGATTGATTTACGGTCAAGCCCTTCTTCTTTAAAGCCACACTTCTTGGCGAATGCATAAACGTCAGGGAATGTAACAGGTATTTTTGATGTAAGTTTTTGAAAGTTTGGCGCAAAGGTGTTTAGTGCGAAGTTGTAAAACAGTTTTGCGCAATCGAGTGCAAGATGCCGAAAGCCAACAACTATATTTATATGTATAACATACGTAACAGCGGTTTCGGGTGATAAATGCACAAAGCCTATGCATTCACCTTCAAAGAAAAAACCAAAGTAAAAATCAGATTCAGGAAGCTCGATTCGATCAAAGTCAGTCATGTCGTCGCATACTCGCCTAGATAGCTCGCTATCTGCGACAATCTCGTTAGCTACTGCGCTGCTAATTCGCTGAATTATAATCATACGCTCATTTGCTTGGCTGTTTTTGCTTTTGCGATTATATCATTAACGACGCCAATCGCATTATTTAAATCTGCTACTGCTGTATTGTGGTTGGTGCGAATATCGTTAATAAGGTCCGACTGCTCTTGGGCATAAGCTTGCGAGTATGCCGCTGGAGCTGCTCCAATCGCCGGTAGCGCCACTGTTGCGGTTGATACAACTGCGTTTGATGATATGGCAGCCCGCAAAACAGTGCCGCCAATCGCCTCTGTACAATAGTCGTTAGTGCCAACTATGTTTCCGGTCGCCCCATGCTCGCTAGTCCCGCCAACATGCGTAGCCAAATCTGTTGTGACTTGCAGAATGTCGACTTCATTAGTAGTGACGCGAACATCTAGCGCCGCTATATCAACCTCTGTAGCGTCAACCCGTAACGTCAGGGCGTCCAGATCAATTTGCAGTTGATCTAAAACTATTAAGAAATTGTCATCACTGCTGGCTAGAAGAATTAAATTCTCCAGCAAGGTTAGGTAGTCGTTAACTAGCCAATCTGGCCATCCCAAATGCTTAAGGTCAGAAGCACTTGGCCGTAACGTTTGAAGCTGCTGCGCAAGTGTGGCCATTAACTAACCTCTATGTCAAACTTAGAAAACGCCATGCGTGACCGTGACACGCCGCGCAACCGAAACGTAACCCAGCTTCTGACATACCCCAAGCGCCGCACAATGAAACGCAATCCAAACTGATTATTCATGCCATATTCCTTGCTGTATTCCATACTATTGGCGCGCATATCTTGCGACATAGATATAAAAACAGTTGCATCGTTATCAGGTGAAACTCCAGGAATAGTTTCTATTTCAAGTTTATTGATTGAACCTGTTTCAAGCATTACCGCTGGGGTATGAATAAGCCACTCAACCATAGCGCCATAGTGGGTGCATATTGTCCTGTCTATCTCCCCTATATTGCCGTCACGCTTATCACCAATTAGCCATTTCCCGTTTCTTGGGTCACGAACAATATTACGGCCTCGGTAAGTTAGGTCGCCGGTAGTGTCTGTCTTCAGTATCGACCAAGACGACTCTAGCCCAAATGTTTCTGCAACTGACTCATTAAATACAAGCGTATGACCCGGGAGGTGGAACATAATAAAGGTTACGTTGCCATCTATAAACGCGTCGACGGTTGACGTCGACAATTCGTCGTCTGTGTAAGACTGCAATATAACGTCAGTTTCCCTTGTGGAAATTGATTGTTCTGTACCGATGCTAATGATATGGAAGGATGGTGCCGTATTTTCGCGCCTACTTAGTGTGTACCATTTCCCGCTCAATTCTTTTTTACAATGGACGCCAAGAATACCTATTTTTTGGTTTTTACGTGGGATTGTCTGAAAAGCAAATGGTGTAGCGCCAACGTTTATAAACGATTGTTTTGAAAACTCACCAAAAACAAGAACCTCGTTTTCTTCTGTGCGGCCAAGACCACGGGAAGAATCCGGCATAAATTCTGCGTTTGCAAAGGCCAGTGGCTCATACTGCTCTTCATTCAAAATGTTTGAATGGTAAATTGTTTCGCCATCTGTAAGGAAAAAATAACCATCAACCCAGACAATATCAATAGGAGTCCCGATGTCTGGGTCTGTCATTTGTCGAAATCCGTCGGTAGGGTTGTAATAGAATAATTTCCCACCGGCAACCACTGCGACATTATTAAATGAAAAATCGATGCTGGCTTGGTCTGACCCCGCAATTGCACCCAAAACAGTTACCAAACCATTCTCGTCTATTTTTATGAAGTCAGTGCCAGACAGTCTATAGTGCCCCTCCAAC of the Alphaproteobacteria bacterium genome contains:
- a CDS encoding GNAT family N-acetyltransferase; its protein translation is MTDFDRIELPESDFYFGFFFEGECIGFVHLSPETAVTYVIHINIVVGFRHLALDCAKLFYNFALNTFAPNFQKLTSKIPVTFPDVYAFAKKCGFKEEGLDRKSILRDGVLIDRYALGITREEIKKWVEL